The Lycium barbarum isolate Lr01 chromosome 9, ASM1917538v2, whole genome shotgun sequence genome has a segment encoding these proteins:
- the LOC132610249 gene encoding uncharacterized protein LOC132610249, translated as MFTTRQIAVTLALPLLIIFLTPLITAVEVDGDTSLSAYDLLASYDFPVGILPKGVTGYDLDNSTGKWSAYLNGSCSFALEGSYQLSYKSRIGGYIAKDRLTSLYGVSVKILFLWLNIVEVVKNGDNLEFSVGIASASFPLYNFLVCPQCGCGLNCNSNGQILKIRNSHLVSSV; from the exons ATGTTTACTACACGTCAAATCGCCGTTACTCTCGCGTTACCTCTGTTAATCATCTTTCTCACGCCGTTAATCACCGCCGTTGAAGTTGACGGTGACACGTCACTCTCCGCTTACGACTTGCTGGCAAGCTATGATTTTCCTGTTGGAATTCTTCCTAAGGGTGTTACGGGTTATGATCTGGATAACAGtaccggaaaatggagtgcttaCCTTAACGGCTCTTGCAGTTTCGCTCTAGAAGGTTCTTATCAACTTAG TTATAAATCGAGGATCGGTGGGTACATAGCTAAAGATAGGCTTACAAGCTTATATGGGGTTAGTGTAAAAATCCTCTTTTTGTGGTTAAATATTGTGGAGGTTGTTAAGAATGGTGACAACCTTGAGTTCTCTGTTGGGATTGCTTCTGCAAGTTTTCCTCTTTACAACTTCTTGGTGTGTCCACAATGTGGATGTGGATTGAATTGCAATAGCAATGGACAAATTCTAAAGATTCGAAACAGTCATCTTGTCTCTTCGGTTTAG
- the LOC132610519 gene encoding protein SENESCENCE-ASSOCIATED GENE 21, mitochondrial-like: MARSISNSKVLSAFVSDSVSAFLSRRGYAAASQGVVSSGAKGGVPRMMQKSGEESSVKTSWVPDPVTGYYRPEGQANEIDAAELRKMLLKHKSRNN; this comes from the exons ATGGCTCGCTCTATCTCCAACTCGAAGGTTCTTTCTGCTTTTGTCTCCGACTCCGTTTCTGCTTTTCTCAGCAG GCGTGGATATGCGGCGGCATCACAAGGTGTGGTCTCCAGTGGTGCCAAAGGAGGTGTGCCAAGGATGATGCAAAAAAGTGGAGAGGAATCATCAGTGAAGACATCATGGGTGCCAGATCCAGTTACTGGTTACTACAGGCCTGAGGGACAAGCTAATGAGATTGATGCTGCTGAGCTCCGTAAAATGCTCTTGAAGCACAAATCTAGAAACAACTGA
- the LOC132610419 gene encoding U1 small nuclear ribonucleoprotein A, which produces MAEPNQNPNQNPNPNPSGGEVPANVTIYINNLNEKIKLEELKKSLHAVFSQFGKILEVLAFKTLKHKGQAWVVFEEVSSASNALRQMQGFPFYDKPMRIQYAKTKSDVVAKADGTFVPREKRKRHEDKGRKKKDQQDANQAGMGLNPAYAGAYGAAPPFSQIPYMGGAKAVPEAPAPPNNILFVQNLPHQSTPMMLQMLFCQYPGFKEVRMVEAKPGIAFIEYGDEMQSTVAMQALQGFKITAENPMLITYAKK; this is translated from the exons ATGGCGGAGCCGAACCAAAACCCGAACCAAAACCCGAACCCGAACCCAAGTGGTGGCGAAGTTCCTGCGAACGTAACTATTTACATCAACAACCTCAATGAAAAAATCAAGCTTGAAG AGTTGAAGAAATCACTGCACGCTGTGTTCTCACAATTTGGTAAGATATTGGAGGTTTTAGCATTCAAAACCCTAAAGCATAAAGGACAAGCTTGGGTAGTGTTCGAGGAAGTTTCTTCTGCTAGCAATGCACTTCGACAGATGCAGGGTTTTCCTTTCTACGATAAGCCTATG AGAATACAGTATGCAAAGACGAAATCTGATGTTGTAGCAAAAGCTGATGGTACTTTTGTTCCCCGAGAAAAAAGAAAGAGGCATGAGGATAAAG GGAGAAAGAAAAAGGACCAGCAAGATGCTAATCAAGCTGGCATGGGTCTGAATCCTGCATATGCTGGTGCTTATGGTGCAGCACCTCCT TTCTCACAAATACCATACATGGGTGGAGCTAAAGCAGTACCGGAGGCTCCTGCTCCTCCAAATAACATTCTGTTTGTGCAGAATCTACCTCATCAGTCTACTCCAATGATGCTACAAATGCTCTTCTGCCAATATCCTGGCTTCAAGGAAGTTAGGATGGTTGAGGCAAAGCCTGGAATTGCTTTCATAGAATATGGAGATGAGATGCAGTCGACTGTTGCTATGCAGGCCCTTCAAGGATTCAAAATTACCGCCGAGAATCCCATGTTGATTACATATGCGAAGAAGTAG